In Quercus lobata isolate SW786 chromosome 12, ValleyOak3.0 Primary Assembly, whole genome shotgun sequence, a genomic segment contains:
- the LOC115969877 gene encoding probable indole-3-pyruvate monooxygenase YUCCA10 codes for MEEQLTIIVGSGPSGLATAACLSQQSIPYIILEREDCIASIWKKYSYDRLHLHLAKQFCELPHMSFPASYPTFVPKKMFIQYLDDYFSHFNISPMFQRTVESAEYNEVSKRWIVKARNASSGEVEIYSAKFLVVATGETTNPYTPEVAGLNTFPGEVLHSTQYKSGKEFKNKNVLVVGSGNSGVEIALDLANHGAKTSIIFRSPAHFLSREMVYLGLTMLKYFPVSLVDFLMVMLSKLVYGDLTKYGIGRPTEGPFYMKVKYGKYPLFDVGTYKKIKSGEIQVLPAEIIKVQGNDILFKNDKLHPFDTIIFGTGFKRSTNLWLKGDEYLLNEDGLAKPAYPNHWKGKNGLYCVGLSRRGLYGASADAQNIANDIKSIT; via the exons ATGGAGGAACAATTAACAATAATAGTTGGATCAGGCCCTTCTGGGCTTGCCACAGCTGCGTGCCTAAGCCAGCAATCAATCCCGTACATAATTCTTGAGAGAGAAGACTGTATTGCCTCTATATGGAAGAAATATTCCTATGATCGTCTTCACCTCCACCTTGCAAAGCAATTTTGTGAACTCCCTCACATGTCATTCCCTGCTTCTTATCCCACCTTTGTGCCCAAAAAGATGTTCATACAGTACTTAGATGACTATTTCTCCCATTTCAACATTAGTCCTATGTTCCAAAGAACTGTGGAGTCTGCTGAGTACAATGAAGTTTCCAAGAGATGGATTGTTAAGGCTAGGAATGCAAGTTCAGGAGAGGTTGAGATATATAGTGCAAAGTTTTTAGTGGTGGCCACTGGGGAAACAACCAACCCTTATACCCCAGAGGTTGCAGGGTTAAACACTTTCCCTGGTGAGGTTCTTCATTCTACTCAGTATAAGTCAGGGAAGGAGTTCAAAAACAAGAATGTTTTGGTTGTTGGGTCTGGGAATTCTGGAGTGGAAATTGCTCTGGACCTTGCAAATCATGGTGCCAAAACTTCCATTATTTTTCGAAGCCCG GCTCATTTTCTCTCAAGGGAGATGGTGTACTTGGGCTTAACCATGTTGAAGTATTTTCCTGTTAGCTTGGTGGATTTCTTGATGGTCATGCTTAGCAAACTGGTTTATGGGGACCTGACCAAGTATGGGATAGGAAGGCCTACAGAGGGTCCTTTTTATATGAAGGTTAAGTACGGCAAGTATCCACTTTTTGATGTTGGTACATATAAAAAGATCAAGTCAGGAGAAATTCAG GTTTTGCCGGCAGAAATAATTAAAGTTCAAGGCAATGACATACTATTCAAGAATGATAAGTTACATCCATTTGACACCATTATTTTTGGTACCGGATTTAAGAGGTCGACAAACTTGTGGCTTAAG GGGGATGAATATCTTTTGAATGAGGATGGACTTGCAAAACCCGCTTATCCTAACCATTGGAAGGGAAAGAATGGCTTATACTGTGTTGGACTATCTAGAAGAGGGTTATATGGAGCTAGTGCCGATGCCCAAAACATAGCCAATGATATCAAGTCCATTACATAA